The Microbacterium horticulturae genome has a window encoding:
- a CDS encoding fatty acyl-CoA synthetase yields the protein MNPRADSVDGVLRRSAARTPDRTALTFEDRAWTYRELDDAVSRTAAWLQAKGAASGDRVAAYGTNSDAYLIAFLACARAGLVHVPINYALRGAELQYLLETAGARLVLVDPALAEASAPVCAALGIDDVVPLRGGEGSLLEAATDGPVPVFVDAADGSELVQLLFTSGTTSKPKGAMMSHHALVSEYVSCVIALDLATDDKPLVCMPLYHSAAMHVFMMPYLSIGASVTLLGAPVVPEILERVESERIGSLFLAPTVWVPLANHPDLETRDLSSLTKAQYGASIMPVTVLQRLRGRYPDLAFYNCFGQSEVAPLATVLRPEEHEERPASCGRPVFFVEARVVDAAGQDVPDGEPGEVLYRSPQLCDGYWNDPEASAEAFRDGWFHSGDLVTRDAEGFITVVDRIKDVINTGGILVASREVEDALYTHDAVAEVAVVGMPDERWIEAITAFVVRRDGVEVAPDELIAHVKGMLAPFKVPKQVEFIDELPRNQSGKLLKRELRARG from the coding sequence ATGAACCCCCGCGCCGACAGCGTCGACGGCGTCCTCCGCCGCAGCGCCGCACGTACTCCTGACCGCACCGCCCTGACCTTCGAAGACCGGGCCTGGACCTACCGCGAGCTCGATGACGCCGTCTCACGAACGGCGGCCTGGCTGCAGGCGAAAGGCGCGGCCAGCGGCGACCGCGTCGCTGCGTACGGAACGAACTCCGACGCGTACCTCATCGCGTTCCTCGCGTGCGCCCGCGCCGGGCTCGTGCATGTGCCGATCAACTACGCGCTGCGCGGCGCCGAGCTGCAGTACCTGCTCGAGACCGCGGGTGCGCGGCTGGTGCTCGTGGATCCGGCGCTGGCCGAGGCATCCGCCCCCGTCTGCGCCGCGCTGGGCATCGACGACGTCGTGCCGCTGCGCGGGGGCGAGGGGTCGCTCCTCGAGGCGGCGACCGACGGACCCGTCCCGGTCTTCGTCGACGCCGCCGACGGGAGCGAGCTGGTGCAGCTGCTGTTCACCTCGGGCACGACCTCGAAGCCCAAGGGCGCGATGATGAGCCACCACGCGCTGGTGAGCGAGTACGTCTCGTGCGTCATCGCGCTGGACCTCGCCACCGACGACAAGCCACTCGTCTGCATGCCGCTGTACCACTCGGCGGCGATGCACGTGTTCATGATGCCGTACCTGTCGATCGGCGCCAGCGTCACGCTGCTGGGAGCCCCCGTCGTCCCGGAGATCCTCGAGCGGGTCGAGTCCGAGCGGATCGGGTCGTTGTTCCTCGCGCCGACGGTCTGGGTCCCACTCGCGAACCACCCTGACCTCGAGACCCGCGACCTGTCGTCGTTGACGAAGGCGCAGTACGGGGCGTCCATCATGCCGGTGACGGTGCTGCAGCGCCTGCGCGGACGCTACCCCGACCTCGCCTTCTACAACTGCTTCGGGCAGTCCGAGGTCGCACCTCTCGCCACCGTGCTGCGCCCCGAAGAGCACGAAGAGCGACCCGCCTCGTGCGGACGACCGGTCTTCTTCGTGGAGGCGCGGGTGGTGGATGCCGCGGGCCAGGATGTGCCCGACGGCGAACCCGGCGAGGTGCTCTACCGTTCGCCGCAGCTGTGCGACGGGTATTGGAACGACCCGGAGGCCTCCGCCGAGGCGTTCCGCGACGGATGGTTCCACTCCGGCGACCTCGTCACGCGCGACGCCGAGGGCTTCATCACCGTGGTCGACCGGATCAAAGACGTGATCAACACGGGCGGCATCCTGGTCGCTTCGCGCGAGGTCGAAGACGCTCTCTACACGCACGACGCGGTCGCCGAAGTCGCGGTGGTCGGCATGCCCGACGAGCGCTGGATCGAGGCGATCACGGCCTTCGTCGTGCGCCGCGATGGTGTCGAGGTCGCGCCCGACGAGCTGATCGCGCACGTGAAGGGCATGCTCGCGCCGTTCAAGGTGCCCAAGCAGGTCGAGTTCATCGACGAGCTGCCGCGCAACCAGAGCGGCAAGCTGCTCAAGCGCGAGCTGCGCGCGCGGGGCTGA
- a CDS encoding HhH-GPD-type base excision DNA repair protein, which produces MALHLTADDAADDLLTRNPLSLLIGMLLDQQIAMETAFAGPLKIEQRVGPVDAATLADYDPEELIALFRQTPAVHRYPGSMAGRVQDLCRAIIEDWGGDASAIWTQGDPDGPTVLKRLKALPGYGEMKAKIFLALLGKQCGFDGEGWRAASTPYGDEGTLRSVADITSPETLARVREFKREMKAAARAAKKG; this is translated from the coding sequence ATGGCCCTGCACCTCACCGCCGACGACGCAGCCGACGACCTGCTCACCCGCAACCCGCTGTCCCTGCTGATCGGGATGCTGCTCGACCAGCAGATCGCGATGGAGACGGCGTTCGCGGGGCCGCTGAAGATCGAGCAGCGGGTGGGGCCGGTGGATGCCGCGACTCTGGCCGACTACGACCCGGAGGAGCTGATCGCTCTGTTCCGGCAGACACCGGCCGTGCACAGGTACCCCGGGTCGATGGCCGGGCGCGTGCAAGACCTGTGCCGCGCGATCATCGAGGACTGGGGTGGCGACGCGAGCGCGATCTGGACGCAGGGAGACCCCGACGGGCCGACGGTGTTGAAGCGGCTGAAGGCTCTGCCAGGGTACGGCGAGATGAAGGCGAAGATCTTCCTCGCTCTTCTGGGCAAGCAGTGCGGTTTCGACGGCGAGGGCTGGCGCGCGGCATCCACCCCCTACGGCGACGAGGGCACGCTGCGCAGCGTCGCCGACATCACGAGCCCGGAGACCCTCGCACGGGTGCGCGAGTTCAAGCGCGAGATGAAGGCGGCGGCGCGGGCGGCGAAGAAGGGCTGA
- a CDS encoding universal stress protein — protein MSEKIVVGLSAAPVSERVVTWAEQHAKALGQSVELVTIVGGGVGAVGEDSIAQTAHEAAQQMLATHAARLKEAGVDVTVRVERGNPVAVLVEASEGATLLVIGSDSKGPGSGSVRGAHGIRISAAAKSPVVVVPDFDVSGRSGVLVGTDGSEVSAAAVRFAAIEAVRLGESLTALSVWTPMPIPGPLSGYPEPYLDDMQGVTAEILRGALASVREEHPDLEIVERVECGYPSTIITELAHDARLAVVGSHGRGAFARLLLGSISHEVLARLGTVTAIVR, from the coding sequence ATGAGCGAGAAGATCGTGGTCGGACTTTCCGCCGCACCCGTGTCAGAGCGGGTCGTGACATGGGCGGAGCAGCATGCGAAGGCGCTCGGGCAGAGCGTCGAGCTGGTCACCATCGTCGGCGGTGGCGTGGGCGCGGTCGGCGAAGACAGCATCGCCCAGACCGCGCACGAAGCTGCCCAGCAGATGCTCGCCACACACGCCGCACGCCTGAAGGAGGCGGGAGTGGATGTCACGGTCCGCGTCGAACGGGGCAACCCGGTGGCCGTGCTGGTCGAGGCATCGGAGGGTGCCACGCTGCTCGTGATCGGCAGCGATTCGAAGGGGCCGGGGTCGGGATCGGTGCGCGGAGCGCACGGCATCCGGATCAGTGCCGCCGCGAAGAGCCCCGTGGTGGTCGTGCCTGATTTCGATGTGTCGGGGCGCTCGGGCGTGCTCGTCGGCACCGACGGCTCAGAGGTGTCGGCAGCCGCCGTGCGGTTCGCGGCGATCGAAGCCGTTCGGCTGGGCGAGTCGCTGACCGCGCTGAGCGTCTGGACTCCGATGCCGATCCCCGGTCCGCTCAGCGGCTACCCCGAGCCGTATCTCGATGACATGCAGGGAGTCACCGCCGAGATTCTGCGCGGCGCGCTCGCCTCGGTGCGTGAGGAGCACCCCGACCTCGAGATCGTCGAGCGCGTGGAGTGCGGGTATCCGTCGACGATCATCACCGAGCTCGCGCACGACGCGCGCCTGGCCGTCGTCGGCAGCCACGGCCGCGGCGCGTTCGCCCGACTGCTGCTGGGCTCGATCAGCCACGAAGTGCTCGCGCGGTTGGGTACGGTCACCGCGATCGTGCGCTGA